GTCAGGAGCGGCAACACCGGCTTCAACGCCGATGGGATTTTTCGCGCCAATTGACCCAGGCCCCAGATTCCGTGGAGCCGGGTAACCAGCTTTTCTCCTTTCAGCGCGGCCGCCATGAGTTCGGGCACGCCCTCGGGGCCTTTCTCCGCCAAGGCGAACTGGGCCTCCTGACGCACGCGCAGGTCGGAGTGGTTCAGTAATTTCCCCAATTCGCCGAGCGATCGATTCGCCATGCCTTCGGCGATCAGCCTTTTGGTTTCAAGCACGCGCGCGTCATTGGTCAGGGCTGGCGCGAAGACTTTGTAGATGCGTCCGGCCATCGGGCGTGCCCAGCCGTCGATCCAATCCGCAACGTAAAGCGCGCCGTCGGGCCCGAAATCGCAGTCGGTCACACAAATGCGTTCCATGAACGGCTTGAGGTCGATCAACTCGAACGTCGCGCCTTTGGGTTTGACCGCGAAGCTGTTGATCCGGCTCGTGCCGGACGCGCCGCGGAAATCGCACAGGAAAAAATGATCGTCGTATCGGTCGGGCAAGCCCGTGCCCGGATAATAGGCCAGCCCAGACGGTCCGTCGTACAGCGGTGTCACGTTGGGGACGAGGTACGCGGCGTTGTTGTTCTCGGCGGGCGACCAGAGTTGCTCCGCCATCCAGGGACCGCCGTTGGCCATGCGCGTGGCGTGCTGGTAGCCGACGCGCCAGCCGCTGTCGCCGTCTTCGATGACATAGACCCACCGGGCCGGATCGCCTTTATCGGGATTGTTGTCGCCTGTGAACAGATTCCCGTATTGATCGAAGCGCAGTTCCTGCGGATTGCGCAGACCGGTGGCGAACAGTTCGAGATTCTTTCCGTCGAGGTCGCACCGGAAGACCGCGCCGCACTCCGCGGCTTCCACCTGCCGGCCGTCGGGCGTCTTGGTGACGTTCGCGCCGCGATCGCCCATGCTGAAATAAAGCCTGCCGTCGGGGCCCAGAACCATCCCGTGCAAATCGTGCCCAATGAATCCGTAGCGGACACCGTAGCCGTATTGGAGTTCGAGCTTCACGTCGGCCTTGCCGTCGGCGTTGGTGTCCTTGAGCAAATAGAGGCTGGGAATGCACGTGTAATAAACGCTGCCGTGATACGCGAAGACGCCGGAGCCCAGGCCGTCCTTCACGCCGTTGTAGCCGGTGCTGAACACGGTTGATTTGTCGGCCTTCCCAGCACCCGTAGTGTCTTCGAGCAGGACGATGCGCTCGGAATCGCGCGCGTAGAGCGCCTGCTGCCCCACGCGTTCGGTCGCGTGACGCAAGGGAATGAGCAACCGTTCCTCCACGGTTCTGGAAGCGAGTTCTTCTTCGAGCCAGCTTCGGGCGGACCGGATGTCGATGACCCCGCCTCCGCCGTACCGGTAAGTCTCCGCGACATAAACGCGGCCCTTCTCGTCGAGGTGCAAGGCATTGGGGTTGCCGAGCATTGGCTCGGCGGCCCAAAGCCGGATTTGGAGATCGTCCGGCACGCGCATCCGGGCGATGGCGCGCTCTCCGGCGTCGGAAGCCGGCTTGAGCGGTGGAACCCATTCGGCGGCAGTGTTGACCGCTCCAGCGGCAGGGGCTTGCGCCTGTAGGTAGCAGCTAGAGCAGACGGCCAAAAGGCAGCAGAACACAATGATGGCGCTGTGCTCGCAAGGCGTAAGGCGAAACGGAATCGCGCTCTCGGAATTCATGCCTGAGTGCTTACTGAATTCGCGCGGGAATTCCGAGAAGAATGCGCGGAAAGCTCCCGATGGCCACGGCGGCATGCACACGGCCCATGACCGATCAGTGGTAGGGCGAGTCCGTCCCGGCGAGCCGGTCCACGTGCTTGGAACACGTCCGACTCGGCTCGCTGGGGACAGGCTCGCCCTGCCGTCCGGTTCATGGGAAGAATTGGACGGCTCAAGCGTGTTTTGACATGAGGTGACATGAGTTTCGTATCAGCTTTATAGGCATTGACCTGGTTAAACACCTCGTGCTGGCCGTGGGAATCTTCTCGCAATTCGAGAAGCGCAAACTGGGCGGTCTTTCCCTGGAAGCGCTCTGGCAGCACAGTGTGCGCACCGCCAATGCCGCTGACCAAGACAACGATGGCGTGGCGGATTGTGACGACCCATGTCCCAATCGGCGGGTTTCTCAATTCGAGCGGTCGCGCGTATATTGTGCAGACCGTGGGATTGACGACAGATCGACCGGAGAACCGTAGCGCAGATTTCCAATCGGCAGGGCGCCGGCAAGTCCCAGCGGGCTCGGACTGGGAGACGCCCCGCAGAATACAATTCTGCGATACGGCAGAGCGCCACTCTGCGCTACGAGCTTTGTCGTCCATCCCGCGGACCAAGCAGTATGGAGGAAAGAAAGCGCTGAGAGCGCTCACGGCGCCGAGACTTCGTAAAGCATGCGCGCGCCGGCTTCGGGATCGGCCGCAACGTCCGCTTTGAGGACCAGGGCGCGCTCTCTGAGTAACGCCGGAACGCCTGCCAGACGCTTTCCACTCGGCGCCAGGGCCCACACTTTGTATTGAGCAGGCTGCTCCAGCCGAATTGAGACTTCGGCTTTTCCAGCTCGGACCAAATGCGGCAACCGGCCCCAGTCCCGCAAAGTTTGGCGGGCTTCTTCGGCGTAACGGATGTTAGAGTTCTGTAAATCTGTCAAATGGGTCACGAGCAGCCGTTGGCTTTGTCGAATTGGTTTTCCGTCCAGGGCGCTCACCCAAACGGTGGCGTCGCGGCCTTCAACTTGAACGCGCACGCCGCCTTGGCCGGCCTCAATGCTCGTCCCCGCCGGCGCATAACCGCCCGCGGTGCGCGGGGTGTCGAGCACCAGCACGTCACGCCGGCCGTCGATGGTGATTTCGCCCGTTTCGCTTATGAAGAATTTCTGCGCGGGCTCCGCCGCTCCGGACGGTCCGCCCACACCCAAATCCTTCAACTTCGCAAACAGTGGCGCGTCCTCAACGGCGTAAGGATTCAAAGCGACGGCCGCTTTCGCAGGATAAGCCGTCGCTGGAGTTTGCCAGGCCAAGGGGAGGATGGCGGTATGCGTGGGAGCTTTCTCCGCCGCCGACACGACTTGAGTGCCGACGCGCGTAACCCAGGCCAGCCAATGCCAGCGCGGGTGAAGATTCGGAATACGCGAAGCTGGCTGAGCCAGGTCCGCCTCCGTCATCATGAGCGCCACACTGTGCGGCGCAGGTTGAAGATCGCCCCGCAGGAACAGACAGAGCGACGCGCGTTCCGCGGCCTGACTCAGCGGATCCGAGGCCAGATCGAAGTAACCGATCCGCGACGGCGTGAACATCGCCCCGCGGCTGTGGCTGTAAGCGAATCGCCAGATGCCGGCCCAGCCTTGCAGCGCGCCCATCGCGCCGGTGAGGATTCCGCCCACGCCGCGAAACCGGCCCGGCCCGGAGTAATTGTATTCGGTGATCGTGAACGGCTTCCACCATGTCGCGCTCGGTGTCGGAAAGGAAGGCGATGCAATCGCGGGCCCGCAGAGTTGTGTCGCGGAAATTCTCTGGCAAGGCCACTGTGTTCTCAGCCGGGTTTTCGCTTTCCTTGAGTTCCTTTCCCCAGGTGGCCGCGAGCGCGCTGCGCTCCGGGTAACGGCGAGTGAGTCATTGGTTCCAGGCGCGGGTCCATTCCGGGAACGTCACGAGGTCACGGTAAAAATTTCCAATATTGCCCTCGTTGATCATCGCGAGCCAGGCCAGCGCCGGTTCGTCCGCGTAACGGCGTTTCGTGTAGGGATTGGTGTGATCGAGCAGCGCGCGAGTGAACTGCTTCCAATTCTCGAAGGCTCCCGCGTGAACCGGCGCGAGGATTTTGAAAGTGTTCATCGGAATCTGGCCGTCACGATCGATGCCCACTTCGCGCCAGGGCACGCTGCGCGACACATACAAATCTGTGGTCAGGTAAATGCCGCGCTGGATCAGGGCGGCCATGAGATAATCGAACTGCTCCAGTTTTTGCGGATTGAGTTTGGTGGTCGGGGATTGGCCCTGGACGAGATCGCGTTCGTAATGATGAATGCGGAGCGCGTTGTAACCGAGCCGCACCAGCCGGTCCGCCAGCCGGTCCGATTCTGCGTGCGACAGGTAATGCGCGCCAAAGCAAAGATTCACGCCGTAAAACCGGCGCGGCGTGTCGGGCGAATTGGCCGTCACTGCGCGCGATGACCCGGCCATGCTTTCCGGCGGGCGCGTCCACGAAGCCCATCTTGGAAAAGTCCAGAGCCGAGCCGGGTTCGATTTCGAGTTCCGGTTTGAGAGGAATCCAGTCGGCGCCTTCCGCGATGACAACGGCTGGCGCGAGCGGGGTCGTCTCTGCCGCGCGAACCATCGGGGATGGCAAGAGGCCAACGCCAACCAAGGAAGCGAGCATGATCCAAAATGGGCGAGAGTCGGGCAAGAATTGCGTGGTCGATTCGAATTGAAGCTTCATACACCACGCGACGACCGCCAGCGTGAATTTGTTCAACCAGAGTTGGGGAGCACACGCGCCCTCGCGTGTTCCAACCGGCGCCCTCGCCGGTCGGATCGTCGGCGAAGCATCTCATCAAACGATCGCTTTCTCGGATGGAGGACCCTGGTCGGCGAGGCGCCGACCAGGGCACGCGAGGGCGCGTGCGCTCCCCATCGAGAGATTCTTGTTTCTCCTTGTGCCCACCATTTCTTGTCGGCTATGGTGCAACCCTCGTGACCCGATCAGCACGCTTTCAACCACCAACCCACAACCGCAGGAGAAAATATGCCTTCTCAAAAATGGAATGAAACCGGCCGCGTTTGGGAAGAGGACCACGGATTGCTCGACGCGGAGCAAGTTGCCCGATGCGCCCGCGCCGACGTCGCGGAGCCGCTGCGCTCGCCGATCCCCACGCGCATGATCTCGAACGGCGAGTACATGCCCGTGCCGCAAACCCAGAAACAAAAGCAGGTTGAAGCGCGGCTCAGAGAACTCTCCGACGTAGCCAGCCGCAAGCTCGGCATTGGCCGGCGGCAGTTTCTGCGCAGTTCGGGCGGCATGGCCGCTTCGTTGCTGGCGATGAATGAGGTGTTCGGACGGTTCTTCAACGTCAGCCTCGTCGAGTTGTTCGAGCCGGCGGCCTTCGCTGCGTCTGCGCCGCCCCGGGATCTTTTCGTGTTCGACGATCAATTGCACTTTGTCCGCGGCAGCCGGCCGTCGCCGGCCGGTTTGCGCGCGATTGCGCAAGGACCATCCTCCGCGCCGGCCGTCAAATCGAATCCATTCAATCCAAAGGGGCAGCTTGATGAACTGGGCCAGGCGTGGAGCGTTTGGAATCCGGCGCTGGTCGGCCTGCCGATTGATCCCGCTTACGCTCACATCACGCAATTCATCAAAGACGTTTATCTGGACAGCCAGGTCACCATTGGCCTGCTGAGCAACGTCACGGCTTCGGGCGTGCAAATCGAAGGCCAGCGGCGCGCCCCGAAAAACGCGCAGGAAGCGCAACTGGGCGAGGTGCTCACGGCGGGCCAGACCGCGGCGGCGCGCGATTTCGTGAACAAGATTTCCGGTTCCACGCGCATGCTGTGCCACGGCTTGCTCTATGTCGGCAAAGGCAACCTGGAGTGGATCCAAGAGCAGACCGACAAATACAAACCCGATTCGTGGAAAGGCTACAACATCTCCAACGCCGCCAAAGTCGATACCGATCCGAACAGCCTGATGAAGCAATGGCGGCACGACGACCAGGAAGTGGCGTATCCGACGTTCGAGTTGATTCAGAAAAACTACGAGAAGCTCAAGCGCCGGAAGCCGGGGTTCAACAACATTTGCGTTCACAAAGGCCTGGCGCCCGGCCCGCCGGATCCTTTGCGCGGCCATCCGGGTGACATGCCGAAAGCGGCGCGCGATTGGCCGAAGCTCAACTTCATCACCTACCACGCGTGCATCCAGCCGAATTTCTTCATGGCGGACACGCTCGACGACGTGAAAGCCGAGAAGTTGCGGGGCGGCGTGCCGAACATCAGTTGGACAACTGAATACGCGCAGCTCGTGCAACCTTTCCCGAATTGCTACGCCGAGATCGGCACGACGTGGGCGTCCTCCGTCGTGACCTTCCCAACGATTGCGGCGCACATCCTGGGTCAGCTCATGAAATTCCTGGGCGAGGATCGCATTGTGTTCGGGTCGGACTCAGTTTGGTACGGCTCGCCGCAATGGCAGATCGAAGCGTTGTGGCGGTTCCAGATTCCCGAAGCGATGCGGAAGAAGTGGGGCTACCCCGAACTCACCGAGCGCGCCAAACGGAAAATCCTGGGTCTGAATTCCGCGAAGCTTTACGGAATCCGCGCGCTCAGACCCGCCTCGTATAAAGCCGTGCCGAAGAATTACGAATCGCGCATGACCTCGGAGCTGAAGACGATTCTGGAGTTTGGCCAGTTGAAGGCGGACAACATGTCGAAGATGAAGGAGACCTACGCCGCGTTGGCCATCGAGCCGGATAACATTCGTTACGGGTGGATGCGGGTGCAGGCGTGAGGAACAAGCCCACGGGGGTGATTTTCACACTTCCTGCGCCAACCGCACGGAGAAGGTGGACTCTGTTCCTCTTCCCCAGTTCGACTTCAACCGCAGATGAACGCGGATAACCGCAGATGGGAAGGGTTGCGAGTCAGGCGCGTTTCGCCATTTGCGCAAACCGTCGGGACTCCAATTCATCCGCGTTGACCTGCGTTCATCTGCGGTTTCTCCAGAGATCGGCTTCTTCAATCAACCAGGGGACGCGGGTGGCGCATCGAAAGCGCTGTGAGCAGGATCGGGATCGCTTGGTGGCAAGTCGGAAACACTGGAAGCCAGGTTGGAAACAGCGGGTTCTGGCGCTGGCGCCGGCGCTTTCGAGGGCATCTTCCCGCGCTTGTCACGCGGCAGCGGAGTCAGAAGGACATTCAAATCCCGGTCCCCAAGCATTTTGGGCGGAGAATCCGCGCGACCGTAGGCCGCCGCCTCGCGAACAAATCGGTTCACGACTTCGAAGCCGTATTCCTTGTGCGCTTTCTGGCGTCCCTTGAAACGCAGCTTGACCCGCACTTTGATGTCGTCGCACAGGAACTCAATGGCATGGGCCAGCTTCACTCTGAAATCGTGCGGATCGATCACTGCGCTGAGTTGCAGCTCCTTCATCTTGTGGCCCGGCTGGCGGCTGCGGGAATCCTTCTCCTTCTTCGATTCCTCGTAGCGGAATTTGCCGTAATCCACGACACGGCAAACGGGCGGCGTGGCGGTGGGGGCAATCTCAATAAGGTCCATGCCTTTGCTTTGGGCCAGGCGCAAGGCCTCGGAGAGAGACATGATGCCGAGTTGTCGCTTGGTGTCGTCGATCACGCGGACTTCGCGGGCGCGGATTTTTCCGTTTCGGCGATGCTGCGGTTCTCGAGGTTGGAAGGAGCGTGAGGGGAAGCGGCTCAATGCGCCTCCGCCGGTTGCGATGAATGCATCAAGTTTTGAGGGGTGGCC
Above is a genomic segment from Verrucomicrobiota bacterium containing:
- a CDS encoding translation initiation factor IF-3; amino-acid sequence: MSRFPSRSFQPREPQHRRNGKIRAREVRVIDDTKRQLGIMSLSEALRLAQSKGMDLIEIAPTATPPVCRVVDYGKFRYEESKKEKDSRSRQPGHKMKELQLSAVIDPHDFRVKLAHAIEFLCDDIKVRVKLRFKGRQKAHKEYGFEVVNRFVREAAAYGRADSPPKMLGDRDLNVLLTPLPRDKRGKMPSKAPAPAPEPAVSNLASSVSDLPPSDPDPAHSAFDAPPASPG
- a CDS encoding c-type cytochrome; this encodes MCMPPWPSGAFRAFFSEFPREFSKHSGMNSESAIPFRLTPCEHSAIIVFCCLLAVCSSCYLQAQAPAAGAVNTAAEWVPPLKPASDAGERAIARMRVPDDLQIRLWAAEPMLGNPNALHLDEKGRVYVAETYRYGGGGVIDIRSARSWLEEELASRTVEERLLIPLRHATERVGQQALYARDSERIVLLEDTTGAGKADKSTVFSTGYNGVKDGLGSGVFAYHGSVYYTCIPSLYLLKDTNADGKADVKLELQYGYGVRYGFIGHDLHGMVLGPDGRLYFSMGDRGANVTKTPDGRQVEAAECGAVFRCDLDGKNLELFATGLRNPQELRFDQYGNLFTGDNNPDKGDPARWVYVIEDGDSGWRVGYQHATRMANGGPWMAEQLWSPAENNNAAYLVPNVTPLYDGPSGLAYYPGTGLPDRYDDHFFLCDFRGASGTSRINSFAVKPKGATFELIDLKPFMERICVTDCDFGPDGALYVADWIDGWARPMAGRIYKVFAPALTNDARVLETKRLIAEGMANRSLGELGKLLNHSDLRVRQEAQFALAEKGPEGVPELMAAALKGEKLVTRLHGIWGLGQLARKIPSALKPVLPLLTSKDREIRCQAAKVLGDARAAEAYELLIQLLFDAQPRARFFAAQALGKLGRKAAVPALFSALKDNNDQDSVLRYACVTALARLSDPVSLTAKAKDESRAVRLGAALALRRLAHPSIAVFLNDTDGQVVLEAARAINDLPIAEALPQLAALLNKPLPESASKPEKAPYTVRGPRPIGTPADWILWRAVNANFRLGAPEAAKALATFAARSDAPERVRIEALNDLAEWAKPNNLDHITTLYRPLTPRDPKPARDAAAEIVKAIMEEAPSAVQAAAANLMRTYGLGDSETLLGALTDRRASPEVRVSALSSLADRKDPRLSDALQTALKDRSGVVRAEAIHILGTQPGGAAQIAGLLESGSAGEKQAVFEALGNSKETEAVAVLSQWMEKLLAKEVPIELQVELLEAAARHAESPLGEKLKKFEDARDLTSPLGRYVEVVSGGDAANGRKIFRERTDVACLRCHVAQGEGGTVGPPLDGIGSKQSREYLLESIVAPNAKIAPGFETLIVETTEGRLRSGVFKSEDAKGLVLVQTDADLDASERFLAIPKDQIKARERGPSAMPEGLVLALSKRELRDLIEFLASLKDTPAK
- a CDS encoding HDOD domain-containing protein, which translates into the protein MSFIGIDLVKHLVLAVGIFSQFEKRKLGGLSLEALWQHSVRTANAADQDNDGVADCDDPCPNRRVSQFERSRVYCADRGIDDRSTGEP